From a single Lates calcarifer isolate ASB-BC8 linkage group LG12, TLL_Latcal_v3, whole genome shotgun sequence genomic region:
- the LOC108885576 gene encoding LOW QUALITY PROTEIN: transcription factor E3-like (The sequence of the model RefSeq protein was modified relative to this genomic sequence to represent the inferred CDS: inserted 2 bases in 1 codon) — MSSRVLLRQQLMREQAQEQERREAQQQASASQLRASDSTPAISVTLPPNAARPPPAQVPVEVLKVQTHLENPTKYHIQQAQRQQVKQYLSTTLGNKAVTQTLGVSPAPQSSSAPEIAPTTSSAPNSPMALLNIGSNKEEIDDVIDDIISLESSFNDDIITLIDSGLQLPSTLPGNLLDVYHSPGMAAPTLTVSNSCPADLPKIKREITDADAKALLKERQKKDNHNLIERRRRFNINDRIKELGTLIPKSNDPEMRWNKGTILKASVDYIRKLQKEQQRAKDIEMRQKKLEQANHSLMLRIQELEMQARLHGLSNSTSISSSLSSDPSLLQQHPVPQSGQSLPPGVGGAASQNLLSLGAIGQPLPASFLSPPSSDSPAGVTISSPLDLGSLSFTELDDTIXASALYPDVGLGDILMDDGCTLSPERVGDPLFSPLSPGASKTSSRRSSLEMDGGLVMSPVRQSETVCRDKNVRKCRLSLNNVSLFIGL, encoded by the exons ATGTCGTCACGTGTGTTGCTGCGCCAGCAGCTGATGCGAGAACAAGCCCAGGAGCAGGAGAGACGTGAGGCCCAGCAGCAGGCCTCTGCCTCTCAGCTTCGGGCCTCTGACTCCACTCCAGCCATCTCCGTCACACTTCCCCCAAATGCCGCCCGTCCCCCTCCAGCACAGGTGCCTGTGGAGGTGCTAAAA GTGCAGACCCACTTGGAGAACCCCACCAAGTACCACATCCAGCAGgcacagaggcaacaggtgaAGCAGTACCTCTCCACCACTCTGGGCAACAAAGCAGTTACTCAGACCCTGGGTGTGTCCCCTGCGCCGCAGTCCAGTTCTGCCCCTGAAATTGCCCCCACTACCAGCAGTGCTCCTAACAGTCCTATGGCCCTGCTTAACATTGGATCCAACAAGGAGGAA ATTGATGATGTGATCGACGACATCATAAGTCTTGAGTCCAGTTTTAATGACGACATCATTACGTTGATTGACTCTGGTCTTCAGTTGCCTAGCACG CTCCCAGGAAATCTGTTGGATGTATACCATAGCCCTGGTATGGCAGCACCTACTCTCACAGTCAGCAACTCCTGCCCTGCTGATCTTCCAAAAATTAAAAGGGAAATTACTG ATGCAGATGCCAAAGCACTATTGAAAGAAAGGCAGAAGAAAGACAACCATAACCTCA TTGAGAGGAGGCGGAGATTCAATATCAATGACCGTATAAAGGAGCTGGGTACTCTAATACCCAAGTCAAATGACCC TGAGATGCGTTGGAATAAAGGCACCATTCTGAAAGCGTCTGTAGACTACATCAGGAAGTTAcagaaggagcagcagagagccAAGGACATCGAGATGCGACAGAAAAAGCTGGAGCAAGCAAACCATAGTCTGATGTTACGCAtccag GAGCTGGAAATGCAGGCACGGCTCCACGGCCTCTCCAATTCCACCAGCATCTCATCTAGTCTGAGCTCAGACCCCTCCCTGCTCCAGCAGCACCCAGTCCCACAGAGCGGCCAGTCTCTACCTCCTGGTGTAGGAGGAGCCGCCTCGCAGAACCTTCTCAGTCTGGGAGCCATTGGACAGCCTTTACCAGCCTCCTTCTTGTCCCCACCCTCCTCAGACTCTCCTGCGGGAGTCACCATCAGCAGCCCTCTGGACCTGGGCAGCCTGAGCTTTACCGAGCTAGACGACACCAT TGCCTCGGCGCTGTACCCTGACGTGGGCTTGGGAGACATTCTTATGGATGACGGGTGCACCCTGTCTCCAGAGAGGGTGGGAGACCcgctcttctctcctctgtcaccaGGTGCCTCTAAAACCAGCAGTCGCAGGAGCAGCCTTGAAATGGATGGAGGACTTGTGATGAGCCCTGTGCGGCAGTCAGAGACTGTCTGTAGGGACAAGAATGTCAGGAAGTGCAGGCTATCCTTAAACAACGTGAGTCTATTTATAGGACTGTAG
- the opn1lw1 gene encoding red-sensitive opsin-1, which yields MAEEWGKQAFAARRYHEDTTRGSAFTYTNSNHTRDPFEGPNYHIAPRWVYNVATVWMFFVVVASVFTNGLVLVATAKFKKLRHPLNWILVNLAVADLGETVFASTISVCNQFFGYFILGHPMCVFEGFTVSTCGITALWSLTIISWERWIVVCKPFGNIKFDAKWASAGIIFSWVWSAVWCAPPIFGWSRYWPHGLKTSCGPDVFSGSEDPGVQSYMIVLMITCCLIPLAIIILCYLAVWWAIHSVAMQQKESESTQKAEKEVSRMVVVMILAYCFCWGPYTFFACFAAANPGYAFHPLAAAMPAYFAKSATIYNPIIYVFMNRQFRTCIMQLFGKQVDDGSEVSTSKTEVSSVAPA from the exons ATGGCAGAAGAGTGGGGAAAACAGGCTTTTGCCGCAAGGCGGTACCATGAAGATACAACAAGGGGATCTGCCTTCACTTACACAAACAGCAACCATACCAGAG ATCCCTTTGAGGGTCCCAATTACCACATTGCTCCACGATGGGTTTACAATGTTGCAACTGtctggatgttttttgtggTCGTGGCATCAGTCTTCACCAATGGCCTCGTCCTGGTCGCCACAGCAAAGTTCAAGAAACTCCGTCACCCACTGAACTGGATCTTGGTCAATCTTGCAGTTGCTGATCTTGGAGAGACAGTTTTTGCCAGCACCATCAGTGTATGCAACCAGTTTTTTGGTTATTTCATTCTGGGACACCCAATGTGCGTCTTTGAGGGCTTCACTGTCTCCACTTGTG GAATCACTGCCCTGTGGTCCTTGACTATCATCTCCTGGGAGAGATGGATAGTTGTGTGCAAACCTTTTGGAAACATCAAGTTTGATGCCAAATGGGCTTCAGCTGGAATTATTTTCTCCTGGGTCTGGTCGGCAGTCTGGTGTGCTCCCCCCATCTTTGGCTGGAGCAG GTACTGGCCCCATGGACTGAAGACTTCCTGTGGACCTGATGTATTCAGTGGAAGTGAAGACCCTGGAGTCCAGTCCTACATGATTGTTCTTATGATTACTTGTTGTCTCATCCCCTTGGCTATTATCATCTTGTGCTACCTTGCCGTCTGGTGGGCTATCCATTCT GTTGCCATGCAGCAGAAGGAATCAGAGTCGACCCAGAAAGCTGAGAAAGAAGTATCCAGAATGGTGGTTGTCATGATCCTGGCATATTGTTTCTGCTGGGGACCTTACACCTTTTTTGCCTGCTTCGCCGCGGCCAATCCTGGATATGCCTTCCATCCTCTGGCTGCTGCCATGCCTGCGTACTTTGCCAAGAGCGCCACCATCTACAACCCAATCATCTATGTCTTCATGAACCGACAG TTCCGCACATGCATCATGCAGCTCTTTGGCAAACAAGTGGATGATGGCTCTGAAGTATCCACATCAAAGACAGAAGTCTCCTCTGTGGCTCCTGCATAA
- the LOC108885579 gene encoding red-sensitive opsin-like, translating into MAEEWGKQAFAARRYHEDTTRGSAFVYTNTNHTRDPFEGPNYHIAPRWVYNVATLWMFFVVVASVFTNGLVLVATAKFKKLRHPLNWILVNLAVADLGETVFASTISVCNQFFGYFILGHPMCVFEGYTVSVCGITGLWSLTIISWERWIVVCKPFGNIKFDAKWASAGIIFAWVWSAVWCSPPIFGWSRYWPHGLKTSCGPDVFSGSEDPGVQSYMIVLMVTCCLIPLAIIILCYLAVWWAIHSVAMQQKESESTQKAEKDVSRMVVVMILAYCFCWGPYTFFACFAAANPGYAFHPLAAAMPAYFAKSATIYNPVIYVFMNRQFRTCIMQLFGKQVDDGSEVSTSKTEVSSVSPE; encoded by the exons ATGGCAGAAGAGTGGGGAAAACAGGCTTTTGCTGCGAGGCGGTACCATGAAGACACAACAAGGGGATCTGCCTTCGTTTACACAAACACCAACCATACCCGAG ATCCCTTTGAGGGTCCCAATTACCACATTGCTCCACGATGGGTTTACAATGTTGCAACtctctggatgttttttgtggTCGTGGCATCAGTCTTCACCAATGGCCTCGTCCTGGTCGCCACAGCAAAGTTCAAGAAACTTCGTCACCCACTGAACTGGATCTTGGTCAATCTTGCAGTTGCTGATCTTGGAGAGACAGTTTTTGCCAGCACCATCAGTGTATGCAACCAGTTTTTTGGTTACTTCATTTTAGGACACCCAATGTGCGTCTTTGAGGGCtacactgtctctgtctgtg GCATTACGGGTCTGTGGTCCTTGACTATTATCTCCTGGGAGAGATGGATAGTTGTGTGCAAACCTTTTGGAAACATCAAGTTTGATGCCAAATGGGCTTCAGCTGGAATTATTTTCGCCTGGGTCTGGTCGGCAGTGTGGTGTTCTCCCCCCATCTTTGGCTGGAGCAG GTACTGGCCCCATGGACTGAAGACTTCCTGTGGACCTGATGTATTCAGTGGAAGTGAAGACCCTGGAGTCCAGTCCTACATGATTGTTCTTATGGTTACTTGTTGTCTCATCCCCTTGGCTATTATCATCTTGTGCTACCTTGCCGTCTGGTGGGCTATCCATTCT GTTGCCATGCAGCAGAAGGAATCAGAGTCGACCCAGAAAGCTGAGAAAGACGTATCCAGAATGGTGGTTGTCATGATCCTGGCATATTGTTTCTGCTGGGGACCGTACACCTTTTTTGCCTGCTTCGCCGCGGCCAATCCTGGATATGCCTTCCATCCTCTGGCTGCTGCCATGCCTGCATACTTTGCCAAGAGCGCCACCATCTACAACCCAGTCATCTATGTCTTCATGAACCGACAG TTCCGCACATGCATCATGCAGCTCTTTGGCAAACAAGTGGATGATGGCTCTGAAGTATCCACATCAAAGACAGAAGTCTCCTCCGTGTCTCCAGAATAA
- the gnl3l gene encoding guanine nucleotide-binding protein-like 3-like protein, translating into MLLVTSVHAHVHASCHTREVREEQDSEVMSKAKQKRAKRLGFLGKFKAKDGQKNDASKRTKTTEQSSVQHAKDHRKPEEIRKQRLQELQDKQKLSRERELMKRRNLLSFQNDILQRQREFEQREMEMQSLEKHVNFENENSRKAYYREFKKVVEAADVILEVLDARDPLGCRCPQVEQAVIQSGTNKKIVLVLNKIDLVSKEIVEKWIKYLRNEFPTVAFKASTQQQTKNLKRSNVPVTQATTELLSSSACVGADCLMKLLGNYCRNLDIKTAITVGVVGFPNVGKSSLINSLKRARACNVGATPGVTKCLQEVHLDKHIKLLDCPGIVMATSTTDAAMILRNCVKIEQLVDPLPPVEAILRRCNKAQIIEHYGVPDFHTALEFLALLARRQGKLRKGGLPDTDKAAKSVLMDWTGGRISYFTHPPETHTLPTHVSAEIVAEMGKAFDWEELEKGNQEVLAESSCPDIQMGFCMETTGMTQGGQDEPPSDLEMERGSMENTEFKNETESMEDDQDPEFGPMTVEIKSQKSKTDLPANDAASRAPDLKDILNVDPLQQGQALMAASKKRKKQQKRADKIASKLSDTLTAAMDFSFSDS; encoded by the exons ATGTTGTTGGTGACGTCAGTTCATGCGCATGTCCACGCCTCTTGCCACACACGTGAAGTCAGAGAGGAACAGGACTCTGAAGTTATGTCTAAAGCCA AACAAAAACGAGCCAAACGTCTCGGCTTTCTCGGAAAGTTTAAG GCTAAAGATGGACAAAAGAATGATGCCTCAAAGCGGACAAAGACCACAGAGCAGTCGTCTGTGCAGCATGCCAAAGACCACAGAAAACCAGAAGAAATCAGGAAGCAAAGG CTCCAAGAGCTCCAAGATAAGCAGAAACTCTCGAGAGAACGAGAGCTTATGAAGCGGAGGAATTTGCTAAGTTTTCAGAATGACATCCTACAGCGACAGAGAGAGTTTGAGCAGAGG GAGATGGAGATGCAAAGTTTGGAGAAGCATGTTAATTTTGAAAATGAGAATTCAAGAAAGGCATATTACAGGGAATTTAAAAAG gtagTGGAGGCTGCAGATGTGATTTTGGAGGTTTTGGATGCACGTGACCCTCTTGGCTGCAGATGTCCTCAGGTGGAACAGGCAGTCATTCAAAGTGGAACAAACAAGAAGATAGTTTTAGTCCTTAATAAAATTG ATCTGGTGTCAAAGGAAATAGTGGAGAAATGGATTAAGTATCTTCGGAATGAGTTTCCTACTGTGGCTTTCAAGGCATCTACTCAGCAACAGACCAAGAACTTG AAACGCAGTAATGTTCCAGTGACACAAGCCACCACAGAGCTCCTCAGTAGCAGTGCCTGTGTTGGCGCAGACTGTTTAATGAAGCTACTTGGCAACTACTGCCGCAACCTGGACATTAAGACAGCCATCACAGTCGGTGTTGTAG GTTTTCCTAACGTTGGAAAGAGTAGTTTGATCAACAGTCTGAAACGGGCACGAGCGTGTAATGTTGGAGCCACTCCTGGTGTCACCAA GTGCCTTCAAGAAGTGCATTTGGACAAACACATTAAGCTTCTAGATTGCCCCGGCATTGTCATGGCAACTTCAACGACTGATGCAGCAATGATTCTTCGTAACTGTGTAAAAATCGAACAGCTTGTAGATCCACTTCCACCTGTTGAGGCCATCCTGCGGCGCTGCAACAAGGCACAG ATCATAGAGCACTACGGAGTCCCAGACTTTCACACAGCTCTGGAGTTCTTGGCATTGCTTGCCCGACGCCAAGGCAAACTAAGGAAGGGAGGACTACCTGATACTGATAAAGCAGCGAAGAGTGTATTAATGGACTGGACAGG GGGAAGGATCAGCTACTTCACACACCCTCCAGAGACGCATACTCTCCCCACACATGTCAGTGCTGAGATTGTTGCAGAAATGGGTAAAGCTTTTGActgggaggagctggagaaaggAAACCAGGAGGTTCTTGCAG aGTCTTCTTGTCCTGACATCCAAATGGGGTTCTGCATGGAAACCACCGGGATGACACAAGGTGGCCAGGATGAACCTCCCTCTGACCTGGAAATGGAAAGAGGGTCCATGgaaaacacagaatttaaaaatgaaaccgAATCTATGGAGGATGACCAGGACCCAGAG TTTGGACCCATGACAGTGGAGATAAAATCCCAGAAATCAAAGACTGACTTGCCTGCAAATGATGCCGCATCCAGGGCTCCAGATCTGAAGGATATCTTGAATGTAGATCCTTTACAGCAGGGCCAGGCTCTCATGGCTGCCagcaagaaaaggaaaaagcaacagaaaagaGCTG ACAAAATTGCCTCCAAACTCTCAGACACGTTGACCGCTGCAATGGACTTCTCATTTTCAGACAGCTGA